A genomic region of Candidatus Polarisedimenticolia bacterium contains the following coding sequences:
- a CDS encoding integron integrase codes for MEPLATKDAAAAPARGSRISVERLIEAIHREARSRHLSPRTEQAYAGWVRRFIRFHQGQDPLRLREPEISRFLSSLATEGRVSASTQNQALSAILFFYQEVLHRDLEWLQDVVRAKRPIRLPVVLTRDEVDAILNELNGSPWLMASLMYGSGLRLMECCRLRVKDIDLARGEITVRDGKGAKDRVTLLPTKLREPLTSHLDKVFRLHQQDLRKGRGRAPLPGALVRKYPSAPKEWGWQWVFPATRFYSERDTGVMYRHHLHESVVQRSVKEAVRAARLHKPASCHTLRHSFATHLLEAGYDIRTIQELLGHSDVATTMIYAHVLNRGGRGVRSPLDERGGSAT; via the coding sequence ATGGAGCCCTTGGCCACCAAGGACGCCGCAGCCGCGCCCGCCCGCGGGTCGCGGATCAGCGTCGAGCGCCTGATCGAAGCCATTCATCGCGAAGCGCGCAGCCGGCACCTCAGCCCGCGCACCGAGCAGGCTTACGCCGGATGGGTGCGACGGTTCATCCGGTTCCATCAAGGCCAGGATCCCCTCCGCTTGCGCGAGCCCGAAATCAGCCGATTCTTGTCGAGCTTGGCGACCGAAGGTCGCGTCAGCGCCTCGACCCAGAACCAGGCGCTGAGCGCCATCCTATTTTTCTATCAGGAGGTCCTGCATCGAGACCTCGAGTGGCTGCAGGACGTCGTCCGGGCCAAACGCCCCATCCGCCTTCCGGTCGTTCTCACCCGTGACGAGGTCGACGCCATTCTCAACGAGCTGAACGGCAGCCCCTGGCTCATGGCCTCATTGATGTACGGGTCCGGCCTGCGCCTGATGGAATGCTGCCGCCTGCGAGTCAAGGACATCGACCTCGCTCGCGGCGAAATCACTGTCCGCGATGGCAAAGGAGCCAAGGATCGCGTCACGCTCCTCCCCACCAAATTGCGCGAGCCCCTGACCTCGCATCTCGACAAAGTATTCCGCCTGCACCAGCAGGACCTGCGGAAGGGGAGGGGCCGCGCGCCCCTGCCGGGCGCGCTCGTCCGCAAGTACCCCAGCGCGCCGAAAGAGTGGGGCTGGCAATGGGTCTTCCCCGCGACCCGCTTCTACAGCGAACGCGATACCGGGGTCATGTACCGGCATCACCTGCATGAATCCGTCGTCCAACGGTCCGTGAAGGAGGCCGTTCGCGCCGCGCGGCTCCACAAGCCCGCCAGCTGCCACACCCTGCGGCACTCCTTCGCCACCCACCTCCTCGAGGCCGGTTACGACATCCGGACAATCCAGGAGCTCCTCGGCCACAGCGACGTCGCCACCACCATGATCTATGCCCACGTCCTCAACCGAGGCGGCCGCGGGGTCAGAAGTCCCCTGGACGAACGAGGCGGGAGTGCCACATGA